A window of Hymenobacter siberiensis genomic DNA:
AATCTGGTGTTGCGCGTAGCCGGGCACGGTCAGCACGGAACCGGCGAGGCCGCGCCCAATATGCGCTACGGCGAGTCGCTCGAGCTGCTTCGGTAGCAGTTTAATGAGCTGTTGGGTAATGGGTTATCCGAAACAAATACGCTGCCGGAGCTGGATGCGCTACTGGCCACGCATCCCGTGGCCCATGCCCTGAGCTTTGCCCTTGAAGCCGCCCTCGTGCGGTGGCTGGCCGCCTGCGCCGGGCAGCCGGTGTGGCAATGGCTGGGCGTGCTGCCCCCTGCCGCCGCTGTGCCCACGGCTTTTTCCCTGCCCATTATGGCGCCGGGCGCGGTGGCGGACTTTCTGCGCGAGCAGGATGCTGCCCGCTTTCAGCTCTTGAAAATCAAGGTAAACCAAGCCGAAGGACTCGACCTATTGCGCGAAGTATCGCGTGCCCTGCCCGGCCACGCCCTGCTGGTGGATGGCAACGAAGCCTGGCCCGATGCCGACAGCGTGCTACGGTTTCTGGAAGAAACGGCCGCAGTGCCCGGCCTGCACCTGAAACTGCTGGAGCAGCCCCTGCCCGCCGCCCTGGCCGATGACTACCGCTACCTGCGCCCCCGCAGCAGCGTGCCGCTCATCGCCGATGAATCGGTGACCGACGCGGCCGATTTTGCCGAAATCACCCAGCAGTTCCACGGCGTGAATGTGAAGCTGATGAAAGCCGGCGGCTTCCGGCGGGGCATCGACCTGCTGCACCGTACCCGCGCCCATGGCTTGCTGCCCATGCTGGGCTGCATGGTCGAAACCAGCGTGGGCATCGCGGCCGCCCTCGAAATCAGCGCCCTGGCCGATGTGCTGGACCTCGATGGCTTTCTCATTATCAAGGACGAGCCGTTTGGCCTGGTGCAGGAACAGGCGGGGCTGTTGCGGCGAGTGTAGCTGGCACTGCTCATGAACCCAAAAGCCCCAGCAAGGCGGCACTCATCAACCGAGTGCCGCCTTGCTGGGGCTATTCCGCCGCTTGGGGCTATTTCGGAGCGTTTAGCTGCGCGTCGAGCTGCGTGAGCTGGTCGTCGATGGCTTTGGTGTTGGGCAGCGTGGTTTGGCCCTGGCTGAGCGCCCGTATTTTCTGGTTGAGCAGCTCAACCTTTTTAGTGAGCAGCGATACCTGCATGGCGGGGTCGGAGAAGCCGGGGCCGTGCTGCACGTAGGTATCGTACTTGGTGCCGGGGGGCGTGGTGGTGGGCGTGCCTTCGCCCCGGGCGGCGGCGGCGCTGGCCGGCGTGGCGAATACTACGCCCCCGTCGGGCCTCACGTAGTCGCCTTCCTGCAGGGTGATTTTTTTGCCCTTGGGGCTTATTTTGTCAGCGGGCATCTCTACGATGCCGTTTTTGTAGTTGATTTTCACACCGCCGAGCAGCTTCACGTTTTGGGTGAGGGGCATGGTTTGAGTGCCCTCGCGGCGCACTACTTCGCCGTTGGTCATCACAAACTGGGTGCGGCTGGTGGTTTGCACCGGAAAGCCACCGGCCTGGGCTGCGGCCAGGCGTGGAGCGCTGGTCAGGCAGCCGGCGGCGAATACGAGCAGGAAGAAACGAGTCATGGTAATAAAGAAAATGGTGAATGTGCGGGGATACGGATTTTAAGCCCCGGCGGTAGGGCGGAAGGGGAGGAGCACAGCTTTTTTCTAAAATACCGAGGAACAATGTTGTGACATTAAATGTATGTACATATATTTGTATCCGATTCCACTACCTGCCATCTATGCCTGCTATGCGCATCGAAGACGAAATCAAACAGCCCATTTTCCGCAACGAGTACCAGAAAGCCCATATCAACCTGATATACACGGCTGGCTGGTTGCAGTTGCGCCAGGCAGCAGCCTTCAAACCGTTCGGCCTCACCTCGCCGCAGTTCAATATTCTGCGCATTTTGCGCGGGCAGCACCCGCTGCCGGCCACCGTGGCCCTGCTCATCGACCGAATGCTGGACAAAACCAGCAACGCCTCGCGCATCGTGGACCGCCTCGAAGAGAAAAAGCTGGTGACCCGCACCGTGTGCCCGGCCAATCGCCGGGCCGTTGATATCCGGATTACCAAGGCTGGCCTGGAATTACTCGATAGCATTGAGGAAACCGGCATTCTGGACTCTAACGAAAACGCCCCGCTGAACGAGGACGAGATGCGCCAGCTGAACGACCTGCTCGATAAAATGCGAACGGTGGAATAAGCCATTTTCAATCTCTGCTGTTGCCCAGGTTCCGGCACGCTTTTTCGTTGCAGCCGGGCCATACCGCTTGTTTCAAACTATACTTCTTACCTTTTTTCCAATACTTGCTTAAGATGAAAAAAATCCTCTTGCCCGCCCTGTTTGCCATTGCCACCATTGGTGCAACTTTCGCTGCTTCGGCTCCTAAAGTGGCTACCGTGGCAGCTCCTGCCCCCGCCTACAAGCTGCAGCCGCAGCTGAGCACTCTGGGCTGGGAAGGCAAAGCCGTAACCCACGGCCACAACGGCACTATGCAATTTTCCGACGGCGAATTGCTCGTGAAGGGCAACTCCATCGTGGGCGGTACCGTGACCGTGAACATGAAAACCATGGTGGCCACCGACATCAAAGATGCCGAAAGCCAGGGCAAATTTGTGGGCCACATGAGCAGCGACGATTTCTTCGGCGTGGAGAAATTCCCCACCTCGACCTTCAAAATCGTCAGCGTAACGCCCATCAAAGGTGCCGCCGCCAATGCCGATAACGCGACCATCGCCGGCGACCTGACCATTAAGGGCGTGACGCAGCGCATCAGCTTCCCGGCTAAAGCCGGCGTGAAAGACGGTGTGGCCGCCGCTACCGGCAAAGTAACCATCGACCGTACCAAGTTTGGCCTGAAATACGGCTCGAAGTCGTTCTTCGACAGCATTGGCGACAAAGCCATCTACGACACGTTCGACTTGACTTTCAACGTCATCGCCAAGAAAGCCTAACTGCGGTTTTCAACCCGAATAAATAAAAAAGCCCGCCGATTCGGCGGGCTTTTTTATTTATTCGGGGATTTCAAATTTTCGGGGCAGGTTGAATTTTAGGTTGTGGCTCTTTTTGCGGCGGTGTAGCTCGCTCAGCACATCGTCTAATTCTGATTGGTATTCGACCCACAGGTCCTCGTGCAAGCTTTTGAGGACGAGGGCGGGCAGGCGGGCAGCCAGGCGCGCGGTGGCGTTGTAAAAGCCGTCCCACACGCTGTCGAACTGGCCCGAGTAATTATCGATGCACTGCCGCAGAATGTAGAGCAGCAGGTCGATTTCGAGCTGCTTATTTTTGGTGATGCGGCGGGCGCGGGCGGCTTCCTGCACGCCGGCGCGCACGGCCTTCACGAGGCTGCGGTTGAGTAGGCGGCCGGTCACAGCCACGGTAAACAGCTCGTGGATGCGGTCGGCGGTTTCTTCCTGAATCTGGTCCAGGGTTATATCGGCCAGCAGCTCGAAGCGGAAGGTTTCGTAGAGCTCGGCGTCGCGGCGCACGGCGCGGAGCAGGAGGGCTTCCTTTTCGGGTTCGGAGAGGCGTTTGAGGGCTTTTTTGAAATCGGCGGAGGGAACGGGCATGAGGGGCGGGGGCTAGGAGCAAAGTTCGCGCTACTCGTTCGCATAATGGCGGGGTAAGGTTTGCGTATTTGCCAGGATTTCACGAAACGAAACGGGCGGGTTTGGGGTTATCAGGAGCTGCCTCACACGGGCTTTCTGCGTAAATTTGCCTTATGAATACCCGTCCGCAAACCGACTACGATGAAGAGGTTCTACTGCTCGAAGAAGAAGCCGAGCTGCGCAACCTCGTCGTGTACAACGATGAAATTAACACTTTCGACCACGTCATTAAAACCCTGATGGACGTGTGTGGCCACCAGCCCGAGCAAGCCGAGCAATGTACCCTGCTCATCCACTACAAGGGAAAGTGCGCCGTCAAAATGGGTACTTACGAGGAGTTGGAGCCCCTTTGCACCGCCATTCACGACCGCGGCATTGCCGCCGATGTTATTTGATGTGGAAATGTGCTGATGTGAGAATGTGCTGAATTATACGATTAGCACACCTTTCATTTTGCATATTTTCACATCAGCACATTTTCACATTTTTTGAATGGAATTTCCCTCCAAACTGATTGAAAACGCCGTGGGCGAGCTGTCGCGCCTGCCCGGCATCGGCCGCAAAACGGCCCTGCGGCTGGCCCTGCACCTGCTGAAAGCCGAAATGGACACCACTGCCAGCCTAGCCGAGGCGTTGGCCAAGATGCGGTTTGAAATTACCTACTGCAAAACCTGCCACAGCATTTCCGACGCCGAAGAATGCGGCATTTGCGCCAACAAGCTGCGCGACCACAGCCTCGTCTGCGTAGTGTCGGACGTGCGCGACGTTATTGCCATCGAAAACACGGGCCAGTACAAGGGCGTGTACCACGTGCTGGGCGGCGTTATTTCGCCCATTGAAGGCATCGGGCCTTCCGATTTGCACATTGACTCGCTGGTGGAGCGGGCGGCGGGTGAAGACTCGGAAGTGCGCGAGGTTATTCTTGCCATCTCGCCCACCATGGAGGGCGACACCACGGCCTTCTACCTATCGCGCCGCCTGCGCGATTTGCCCAACGTGCACATCAGCACTATTGCCCGGGGTATTCCGATGGGCGGCGAGCTGGAATACGCCGACGAAATCACCCTCGGCCGCAGCATCGTGGACCGCCTGCGGCAGGCCCGGTAGTTTTTTAGCTGTTAGCCATTAGCTGTTAGCTTTGTCGGCACTTCCCGAGGAGCCGCTCGGTCGCCACAAAAAAGCTAACAGCTAACAGCTGATGGCTAACAGCTAAAAATTGAAGCTCTCCGTCGTCATTGTCAATTATAACGTCTGCTATTTCCTGGAGCAGGCGCTGCTTTCGGTGCGGCGGGCCGTGGAGAAGCTGGGGCAGCCGGTAGAAGTTTTCGTGGTCGATAATAACTCGGCCGACGGCTCGGTGGCCATGGTGCGGGCGCGGTTCCCGGAGGTTGTGCTCATTGCCAACCGCGACAACCCTGGCTTCTCGAAAGGCAACAACCAGGCCCTGCGCCGCGCCACCGGCCAGTACCAGCTGCTGCTGAACCCCGATACCGTGGTGGAGGAAGACACCTTCCGCGCTTGCTGCGACTTCATGGACGCGCACCCCGACTGCGGCGGCCTCGGCATAAAAATGCTGGATGGCCAGGGCAAATTTCTGCCCGAAAGCAAGCGCGCCCTGCCCACGCCGGCCGTGGCGTTCTATAAGATGTTCGGGCTGGCGGGCGTATTTCCGAAGTCGCGCACTTTCGGGCGCTACCATCTGGGCTTCCTCGACAAGGACGAAACCCACGAGATTGAGGTGCTGAGCGGTGCCTTCATGCTGCTGCGCAAGGCCGCGCTGGACCAGGTGGGCCTGCTCGACGAAGACTATTTCATGTACGGCGAGGACATCGACCTCTCGTACCGCCTCACCCAGGGCGGCTGGAAAAACTATTATTTTCCCGGCACCCGCATCATTCACTACAAGGGCGAAAGCACGAAGCGCACCAGCGTGAACTACGTGTTTGTGTTTTACCGGGCGATGGTGATTTTTGCTCAGAAACACTTCGCGCCGGGCCGGGCGGGCCTGTTTTCGCTGCTCATCAACGCGGCCATCTGGCTGCGGGCCGGCGTGGCCGTGGCCGAGCGCCTAGCAGTGCGCGCCGCCCCGCTGCTGCTGGATGCCGGCCTGATTTGGGGCGGCATGTACTTCCTGAAAACCTACTGGGAGCACAACCACAAGTTTGTGCCGGGCGCGTACCCGCCGCAGTACATGGCGGCGGCCGTGCCGGCCTACATCGCGGTCTGGCTCACGTCGGCCTATCTCAGCGGGGGCTACGACCAGCCGGTGCGGACCTCGCGGGTGGTGCGCGGTATTTTCATTGGCACGCTGCTGATTTCGGCCGCCTCGAATTTTCTCGATGCCTGGCGGTTTTCCAAAGCCCTCATTATTCTGGGCGGGGCCTGGGCCGTGGCGGCGCTGGTGGGCCGGCAGCTGGTGGCGCACTTCATCAAGTATAAAAACCTGCACCTGAGCGAGCGCCGGCAGAAAAATATTGCCATCGTGGGCTCGGGGCCCGAGAGCCGCCGCGTGCGCCAGTTGCTCGAAGCCGCCCACGTATCGGCCCGCGTGATTGGCTACGTGAGCGTGGGGGAGGAGGAAGCCGTTTTAGAAGAAAATTCACCAATTCACCAATTCACCGATTCGCCACTGGGCGAGCTGCGCCAGCTGGATGACATTATCCGTCTATACGGGCTGAATGAACTGATATTCTGCGGTAAAGACCTGCCCGCGAGTCAGATTATCGCCCTCATGCTGGGCCTGCCCGCCGAGCCGCCCGTGGCCTACAAAATCCTGCCCGAAGACAGCCAGTACATCATCGGCAGCAGCAGCAAAGACTCGCCCGGCGACTACTACACCCTCGATATTGCCCTCAACCTCTACCAGCCCCAGCAGGCCCGCGCCAAGCGCCTGCTCGACCTGCTCACCAGCGCCGGCCTGCTGGTGCTGAGCCCGGTGCTGGTTTGGTTTCAGCCGAAAAAGGCCGGTTTCCTGCGCAACTGCGGGGCCGTGCTGCTGGGCCGCCGCACCTGGGTGGGCCTGCGCCACCTCGAAGGCCCGGCCCGCGCCGTGCCCGCCGTGCTCTCGCCCGCCGATGCCGCCCACACGGCCACCCCGCTCAATGAGGTGACGCTGCGAAGGCTGGAGATGCTTTATGCAAAGGATTATGAACCGGGCACCGACTTGAGCATGCTCTGGCGCTGCTGGCGGCGGCTGGGGCAGTAGACCAGTACCGTGGACTCGGCAAGTCCGCGCTTTAAACAGTGCAAGAGCGGACTCGCCGAGTCCACGGTACAGCGTTACGCTGCCACTTCCGTAGCTTTACGCCTTCATTTACCGTTGCTCGATATGCCCGATACCACCACGCTCGCACCCGTTTCCCCGCTCTCGCACCGCCTGCTGGCGATGAACGAGTCGGCTACCATCGCCATGGCCAAGAAAGCCCGCGAGCTGATGGCCACGGGCATCGACGTCATCAACCTGAGCTTCGGCGAGCCCGATTTCCAGACCCCGCAGTACATCAAGGATGCCGCCAAGCAGGCCCTCGACGACGGCCATACCTTCTACACACCCGTGCCCGGCATCCCGGAATTGCGGCAGGCCATCTGCGATAAATTCAAGCGGGATAACCAGCTCGATTTTCAGCCCAACCAGATTGTGGTGAGCACCGGGGCTAAGCAGTCGCTGGCCAACGCCGTGCTCAGCCTGGTGAATCCCGGTGA
This region includes:
- a CDS encoding enolase C-terminal domain-like protein is translated as MAHALSFALEAALVRWLAACAGQPVWQWLGVLPPAAAVPTAFSLPIMAPGAVADFLREQDAARFQLLKIKVNQAEGLDLLREVSRALPGHALLVDGNEAWPDADSVLRFLEETAAVPGLHLKLLEQPLPAALADDYRYLRPRSSVPLIADESVTDAADFAEITQQFHGVNVKLMKAGGFRRGIDLLHRTRAHGLLPMLGCMVETSVGIAAALEISALADVLDLDGFLIIKDEPFGLVQEQAGLLRRV
- a CDS encoding DUF6799 domain-containing protein yields the protein MTRFFLLVFAAGCLTSAPRLAAAQAGGFPVQTTSRTQFVMTNGEVVRREGTQTMPLTQNVKLLGGVKINYKNGIVEMPADKISPKGKKITLQEGDYVRPDGGVVFATPASAAAARGEGTPTTTPPGTKYDTYVQHGPGFSDPAMQVSLLTKKVELLNQKIRALSQGQTTLPNTKAIDDQLTQLDAQLNAPK
- a CDS encoding MarR family winged helix-turn-helix transcriptional regulator — translated: MPAMRIEDEIKQPIFRNEYQKAHINLIYTAGWLQLRQAAAFKPFGLTSPQFNILRILRGQHPLPATVALLIDRMLDKTSNASRIVDRLEEKKLVTRTVCPANRRAVDIRITKAGLELLDSIEETGILDSNENAPLNEDEMRQLNDLLDKMRTVE
- a CDS encoding YceI family protein, which codes for MKKILLPALFAIATIGATFAASAPKVATVAAPAPAYKLQPQLSTLGWEGKAVTHGHNGTMQFSDGELLVKGNSIVGGTVTVNMKTMVATDIKDAESQGKFVGHMSSDDFFGVEKFPTSTFKIVSVTPIKGAAANADNATIAGDLTIKGVTQRISFPAKAGVKDGVAAATGKVTIDRTKFGLKYGSKSFFDSIGDKAIYDTFDLTFNVIAKKA
- a CDS encoding ATP-dependent Clp protease adaptor ClpS yields the protein MNTRPQTDYDEEVLLLEEEAELRNLVVYNDEINTFDHVIKTLMDVCGHQPEQAEQCTLLIHYKGKCAVKMGTYEELEPLCTAIHDRGIAADVI
- the recR gene encoding recombination mediator RecR, whose protein sequence is MEFPSKLIENAVGELSRLPGIGRKTALRLALHLLKAEMDTTASLAEALAKMRFEITYCKTCHSISDAEECGICANKLRDHSLVCVVSDVRDVIAIENTGQYKGVYHVLGGVISPIEGIGPSDLHIDSLVERAAGEDSEVREVILAISPTMEGDTTAFYLSRRLRDLPNVHISTIARGIPMGGELEYADEITLGRSIVDRLRQAR
- a CDS encoding glycosyltransferase family 2 protein, which gives rise to MKLSVVIVNYNVCYFLEQALLSVRRAVEKLGQPVEVFVVDNNSADGSVAMVRARFPEVVLIANRDNPGFSKGNNQALRRATGQYQLLLNPDTVVEEDTFRACCDFMDAHPDCGGLGIKMLDGQGKFLPESKRALPTPAVAFYKMFGLAGVFPKSRTFGRYHLGFLDKDETHEIEVLSGAFMLLRKAALDQVGLLDEDYFMYGEDIDLSYRLTQGGWKNYYFPGTRIIHYKGESTKRTSVNYVFVFYRAMVIFAQKHFAPGRAGLFSLLINAAIWLRAGVAVAERLAVRAAPLLLDAGLIWGGMYFLKTYWEHNHKFVPGAYPPQYMAAAVPAYIAVWLTSAYLSGGYDQPVRTSRVVRGIFIGTLLISAASNFLDAWRFSKALIILGGAWAVAALVGRQLVAHFIKYKNLHLSERRQKNIAIVGSGPESRRVRQLLEAAHVSARVIGYVSVGEEEAVLEENSPIHQFTDSPLGELRQLDDIIRLYGLNELIFCGKDLPASQIIALMLGLPAEPPVAYKILPEDSQYIIGSSSKDSPGDYYTLDIALNLYQPQQARAKRLLDLLTSAGLLVLSPVLVWFQPKKAGFLRNCGAVLLGRRTWVGLRHLEGPARAVPAVLSPADAAHTATPLNEVTLRRLEMLYAKDYEPGTDLSMLWRCWRRLGQ